GAATTAAAGAGAAACTTGGATGGCTAAGTCCAGTGCAATACAGACTTAGTCTTCAGGCTGCATAAAAATAGCGAGGCAGCCGAAACTGTCTCGCTAATAAAGTCTAACTTTAAGGGGTCACCTCATTGCTCAATACTTCTAATTACTCTATAACAGAGATTGCAGGAATGGTTGGATTCAACTACTCTAGCCACTTTATTCAAATCTTTAAGAAAAAAATGCATAAGACCCCCAATGAGTACAGAAAAAAAACTACTAATTAGTAGTTTTTTTAAACCCTCAAGTGCCTCATTTAGTTTATCCTGCCTATTATCTATAATAATGACCCAGAGTTGATATATTCTATCAAATTTATTTT
This genomic stretch from Irregularibacter muris harbors:
- a CDS encoding helix-turn-helix domain-containing protein, translated to MLNTSNYSITEIAGMVGFNYSSHFIQIFKKKMHKTPNEYRKKTTN